The Daucus carota subsp. sativus chromosome 9, DH1 v3.0, whole genome shotgun sequence genome window below encodes:
- the LOC108202481 gene encoding GDSL esterase/lipase At1g54790: MPPRSSYCSHIITIYLICLPLSYSIDFNYQAVFNFGDSNSDTGGLIAGVGERLDPPNGQTYFKNPSGRFSDGRLIIDFLMDAMDMPFLNAYLDAIGMPNFKKGCNFAVAGSTILPATESSVSPFSFAVQVAQFVRFKARVLEIQMKTRKLNKYLPTADSFQKGLYMVDIGQNDLAGGFYSKPLDQVLGSIPTILSEFESGIQKLYDEGARTFWIHNTGPLGCLPQNIAKFGTDPLKLDELGCVATHNQASKLFNLQLHALCTKLRMQYTDATVTFVDIFTIKSNLIANYSKYGFTQPLETCCGYGGPPLNYDSRIACGQTKVLNGNSVNTTECSDNTEYVNWDGIHYTDAANLHVSSQILTGKFSDPPFADKMPFLIKLKF, from the exons ATGCCTCCCAGATCTTCGTACTGCAGCCATATCATTACCATATACTTGATCTGCCTGCCTCTTTCTTATTCCATTGATTTCAACTATCAAGCAGTTTTCAACTTTGGGGATTCAAATTCAGACACAGGAGGCCTAATTGCTGGTGTTGGCGAACGCCTTGACCCCCCAAATGGACAGACTTACTTCAAGAACCCTTCTGGGAGGTTCAGCGATGGCCGCTTAATTATAGACTTCTTAA TGGATGCCATGGATATGCCGTTTTTAAATGCATACTTGGATGCTATAGGCATGCCAAATTTCAAAAAAGGATGCAATTTCGCAGTAGCTGGTTCTACTATACTTCCGGCCACTGAATCCTCTGTTAGTCCATTTTCTTTCGCGGTTCAGGTTGCTCAGTTTGTCAGATTCAAGGCTCGTGTTCTTGAAATCCAAATGAAAA CCAGAAAGCTTAACAAGTACCTTCCGACAGCAGACTCTTTTCAGAAGGGGCTTTACATGGTTGACATTGGACAGAATGACCTTGCTGGTGGTTTCTACTCAAAGCCTTTGGATCAAGTTCTTGGTTCAATTCCCACAATTCTATCAGAATTTGAATCTGGAATCCAG AAACTATACGATGAAGGGGCAAGAACTTTTTGGATTCATAATACAGGTCCGCTAGGTTGCTTACCACAGAATATTGCAAAATTCGGAACAGATCCATTGAAGCTTGACGAGCTAGGATGCGTCGCCACACATAATCAAGCTTCTAAACTATTCAACCTGCAGCTTCATGCACTTTGCACAAAATTAAGGATGCAATATACAGATGCAACTGTCACATTTGTCGACATTTTCACAATTAAGTCTAACCTCATTGCAAACTACTCAAAATACG GATTTACACAACCCCTGGAAACTTGTTGTGGATATGGTGGACCTCCATTAAACTATGATAGTCGCATCGCCTGTGGTCAAACCAAAGTTTTGAATGGGAATTCAGTTAACACAACAGAATGCAGCGATAACACTGAATATGTCAACTGGGACGGGATTCATTACACAGATGCTGCAAATCTACATGTCTCATCACAAATACTCACTGGGAAATTTTCTGATCCGCCCTTCGCAGACAAAATGCCTTTCCTCATTAAGCTTAAGTTCTAA
- the LOC108202483 gene encoding UPF0603 protein At1g54780, chloroplastic, translating into METILSPHSFTPLFTNTKTLSSQSYKPNKSNSLYFSNPISCSIKNDPFKSLATPTSLFSSLQNGLAALAISLALSFSPVLPSLASEFDVLNDGPPKETYVVDDAGVLNRVTKSDLKRLLSDLESRKNFRINFITVRKLTSKADAFEYADQVLERWYPSVEDGNNKGIVVLVTSQKEGAVTGGPDFVKAVGDTILDATVSENLPVLAVDEKYNEAVYSSAKRLVAAIDGLPDPGGPALKDSKRESNFKTKEETEEKRGQFSLVVGGLLVIAFVVPMAQYYAYVSRK; encoded by the exons ATGGAAACAATCCTATCCCCTCACTCTTTCACTCCACTCTTTACAAACACCAAAACACTCAGTTCTCAATCCTACAAGCCCAACAAGTCAAATTCATTATATTTCTCAAACCCCATTTCTTGTTCAATAAAAAATGACCCTTTTAAGTCTTTGGCAACACCCACAAGTTTGTTTTCCAGTTTGCAAAATGGTTTAGCAGCTTTAGCTATCTCTCTGGCACTCAGTTTTAGCCCTGTTTTACCCTCATTGGCTTCTGAGTTTGATGTACTTAATGATGGGCCACCAAAGGAGACATATGTGGTTGATGATGCTGGAGTTCTTAACAGAGTTACCAAATCTGATTTGAAGAGGTTGTTGTCGGATTTGGAGTCGAGAAAGAATTTTCGGATCAATTTCATTACTGTCCGCAAACTGACA AGCAAAGCTGATGCTTTTGAGTACGCTGACCAAGTATTAGAGCGATGGTATCCTAGCGTCGAAGATGGGAATAATAAGGGTATTGTTGTTCTGGTCACCAGTCAAAAAGAAGGTGCAGTGACAGGTGGCCCAGACTTTGTTAAGGCAGTTGGTGATACAATTCTTGATGCCACCGTATCAGAGAACCTTCCAG TACTAGCCGTGGATGAGAAGTACAATGAAGCAGTTTACAGTAGCGCTAAACGGCTAGTAGCTGCCATTGATGGGCTTCCAGACCCTGGTGGCCCTGCTCTTAAAGACAGCAAGCGagaatccaatttcaaaacaaaggAGGAGACTGAAGAGAAACGGGGACAATTTAGTCTTGTTGTTGGAGGTCTGTTAGTGATTGCTTTTGTTGTTCCAATGGCGCAATACTATGCTTATGTTTCTCGGAAGTAA